The Corynebacterium felinum DNA segment GGGGGGCGCAACTGATTCGAGGCCGTCTTAAGGCTTGTGTAGTAGCCATCCCAACCAAAACGTAGTGCTAATTCCTTAGTACTCAGCCTGTGCCACTGTTCAACTGTCTTTTGCTGTATATACCCTGCATCGCGTAGTGCATTAGCCGCCATCTGTGGGGGTACAAGGAAATGGCGCACTACTCGTGAAAGTAGCTGCAGGGATATGGTTTGATCCTTTTCTCCGAGAATTTCTTCGAGCCCTGTGTGTGGAACGAGTAAGTGCTGTGCGAATACATCCGCGAAAAACTCTTTGTGACTTTGGGGCAGATCAGACGATAAATCCCACAAAAATATGTACGCAAGCTCCTGAGCTAGAATGCTTCGCTGACGCATAGGGTAAGGGGTGCATGCCACCCCAATAGTGTACTTTTCCCGCGCCGGATCATACATGGTCAGACCAATATCGGAGGAGGGCACATCTAAGACTGCAACCATCGTGCCCAGTGGTGCGTTGGATAAGCTCAGCGAGATCCCCGAGTGGCTGGTTGCCTAGGTTATGCTGTTGGCGAAATTTCTTCGCTGCTACTTTGGCTTCTCTATCTGCAGGCATCATGTTTCCGGTATTGCTTGGTCGTCGAGATATGCATCAAGCTCCAAGAAATAAATGAGTTGTTGCTTTATTTCTTGCATGCAAGAATCGTTGGGAGACTGAGACACACAGTGCACACGGTTCGCTACACTATTTCCAGTGAGCTGGGCAACGGTGCAGCCA contains these protein-coding regions:
- a CDS encoding ImmA/IrrE family metallo-endopeptidase, whose translation is MVAVLDVPSSDIGLTMYDPAREKYTIGVACTPYPMRQRSILAQELAYIFLWDLSSDLPQSHKEFFADVFAQHLLVPHTGLEEILGEKDQTISLQLLSRVVRHFLVPPQMAANALRDAGYIQQKTVEQWHRLSTKELALRFGWDGYYTSLKTASNQLRPPQRILARAIAGYQAGILSAQAIATVQGKTQEEIEKELTSIGVVAPHMNWEECALVNLPDVAVDCDGV
- a CDS encoding helix-turn-helix domain-containing protein, whose product is MKNLSYTIHNACRASKISPRELAERTGISQAIVEGILNGTRTIKMPEIILIAEATGCTVAQLTGNSVANRVHCVSQSPNDSCMQEIKQQLIYFLELDAYLDDQAIPET